One segment of Terriglobia bacterium DNA contains the following:
- a CDS encoding glycosyltransferase: MNDAAKSNPVYGRKLRLAIFGGRGIPSTYSGTETFFIELAPRLVERGHDVIVYCRKALFNERPPVYKGVRLIYTPSIETKNFGTFTHTLACILDVQRRNVDAMLITNVANAFHCAIPRILRQNCALNVDGIEWKRGKWGRLGKAYFYWNARLSGKILPKGIITDAYAMRKLYLDEFKTPSACIAYGGNIETSSNPEIVRQYGLEPGNYYLIASRLVPENNAALIVEGFKKSPTKRLLAIAGDANYRSGFIDDLKNNADERVRFLGHVDSIEHIKELHCNSYAYIHGHMMGGTNPALLKALGFGNCILAHDNPFNAEVLAGHGLLFKDAAELAAKIQLIEDDPGLAEDYRRRAPDRIRTFYNWERIVDQYEELFYQLAAGEDPTQVHSSVREAEAQMAVR, from the coding sequence ATGAACGACGCGGCAAAATCGAATCCAGTCTATGGACGCAAGCTGCGGCTTGCCATCTTCGGCGGCAGGGGCATACCTTCGACCTATAGCGGCACGGAGACATTTTTTATAGAGCTGGCGCCACGGCTGGTGGAACGCGGGCACGATGTAATTGTGTATTGCCGCAAGGCGCTTTTCAATGAACGGCCGCCGGTGTACAAGGGCGTCCGCCTGATTTACACGCCGAGCATTGAAACCAAAAACTTTGGGACATTCACGCACACGCTGGCCTGCATACTGGACGTGCAGCGGCGCAATGTGGATGCAATGCTGATTACCAATGTGGCCAACGCGTTTCATTGTGCTATCCCCAGGATATTGCGCCAGAACTGCGCCCTGAATGTGGATGGAATCGAGTGGAAGCGCGGAAAGTGGGGACGCCTGGGCAAGGCCTACTTTTACTGGAATGCGCGGCTGTCAGGAAAGATACTTCCCAAGGGCATCATCACGGACGCGTATGCCATGCGGAAGCTTTATCTCGATGAATTCAAAACGCCTTCTGCGTGCATCGCGTACGGCGGCAACATTGAGACGTCATCCAATCCGGAAATCGTTCGTCAATATGGGCTGGAGCCGGGCAATTATTATCTGATTGCCAGCCGGCTGGTGCCGGAAAACAACGCTGCGTTGATTGTGGAAGGCTTCAAAAAATCCCCGACCAAACGCCTGCTTGCCATTGCCGGCGATGCAAATTATCGCAGCGGATTTATTGACGACCTTAAGAACAATGCCGATGAACGGGTGCGGTTCCTGGGGCACGTTGACAGCATTGAGCACATCAAAGAGCTCCACTGCAACTCATATGCGTACATCCATGGCCACATGATGGGTGGAACAAACCCGGCGCTCCTCAAGGCCCTTGGCTTCGGCAATTGTATTCTGGCGCATGACAACCCATTCAATGCTGAAGTATTGGCCGGGCACGGACTCTTGTTTAAGGATGCCGCGGAGCTGGCTGCGAAGATCCAGCTGATTGAAGACGATCCCGGCCTTGCCGAAGATTACCGCCGTCGCGCTCCGGATCGGATCCGCACTTTCTACAACTGGGAACGCATTGTGGACCAATATGAAGAGCTGTTCTACCAGCTTGCCGCCGGCGAAGATCCAACACAGGTCCACTCCAGCGTACGTGAAGCTGAAGCTCAAATGGCGGTCCGCTAG